The Geothrix sp. genome has a window encoding:
- a CDS encoding tetratricopeptide repeat protein — protein MPNDALPPDPYAPYLRQADELFARDEIVKAGQIWQAILKQQPTHTEARERLVTVRKRLLALQGPPPEAVAAPEPVRPPADRIPQEPVALPPPRSAPAPAPAPSPTPLPAFVPTLAPASVPEPASAPVELNRLVIEGCTLYDMGQLEDALHKWEQVLALDPDHALARNYANGARRELGLPPLQAPMAPPPADSPIAFGDDDVARLLREAVQLYDMGLTEEAISKWERVLVLEPHREEIQDYLRQARQEVTQNALTPAAQTGSTVRAAVAEAEALDLKLRQADHLLSLQRHEEAAFTYQQALSLSPGHPRALEGLQRCRQPAGRAQGPSPTLLPPPGPVVEPQALSSHPITMVEEEPLSAPPDPGAVAPPASLLKAARAPRGGLSLPGRLQGASDRLPWLKSPKTLALLGGGLLVLIVGIVGLRSYRQDQALKEAVKAARTAAVAPVLQQAQAPDLAEAPADIREEAEAALDRDPLRAYLRAQTLVTQHPSEAAGPQLLEKARAGLAGGVTGASLPEFQKHLQNGDLEAAAKVIDALLRAQPDDADLRARAARLQLLLCSAHAGQAKWEEAAEDLRRGRALFPGDKSWQSRLKLLERVKTLPKAQQAAWLPLLG, from the coding sequence ATGCCGAACGACGCCCTGCCGCCTGATCCCTATGCGCCCTACCTCCGCCAAGCGGACGAGCTCTTCGCCCGCGACGAGATCGTCAAAGCGGGCCAGATCTGGCAGGCCATCCTCAAGCAGCAGCCCACCCACACCGAGGCCCGCGAACGCCTGGTGACCGTCCGGAAGCGGCTGCTGGCCCTGCAGGGACCCCCGCCGGAAGCCGTGGCCGCCCCGGAACCCGTTCGCCCGCCCGCAGACAGGATCCCACAGGAACCCGTGGCCCTCCCCCCACCCAGGTCTGCACCGGCGCCTGCACCAGCGCCTTCTCCCACACCCCTCCCGGCCTTCGTCCCAACCCTCGCCCCGGCCTCCGTCCCCGAACCGGCCTCGGCTCCCGTGGAGCTCAACCGCCTGGTGATCGAGGGCTGCACCCTCTACGACATGGGCCAGCTGGAGGATGCCCTCCACAAGTGGGAGCAGGTCCTGGCCCTCGACCCCGACCACGCCCTCGCCCGGAACTACGCGAACGGCGCCCGCCGCGAGTTGGGGCTCCCCCCGCTGCAGGCTCCCATGGCCCCTCCCCCGGCGGATTCGCCCATCGCCTTCGGGGATGACGATGTGGCCCGGCTCCTCCGCGAGGCCGTCCAGCTCTACGACATGGGGCTCACGGAGGAGGCCATCTCCAAGTGGGAGCGGGTCCTGGTCCTCGAACCTCACCGCGAGGAGATCCAGGACTACCTGCGCCAGGCCCGGCAGGAGGTGACCCAGAACGCCCTGACCCCCGCAGCGCAAACCGGCTCGACGGTCCGGGCCGCCGTGGCGGAGGCCGAGGCCCTGGACCTCAAGCTCCGCCAAGCCGACCACCTGCTGTCCCTTCAGCGCCACGAGGAAGCGGCCTTCACCTATCAGCAGGCCCTCAGCCTGTCACCCGGCCACCCGAGGGCTCTGGAGGGTCTCCAGCGGTGCCGCCAGCCCGCCGGCCGCGCCCAGGGCCCCAGTCCGACCCTGCTCCCGCCCCCGGGCCCCGTCGTCGAGCCCCAGGCCCTATCGTCCCACCCCATCACCATGGTCGAGGAGGAGCCCCTCTCCGCCCCTCCCGACCCCGGCGCGGTGGCGCCACCCGCTTCCCTGCTCAAGGCCGCCCGGGCGCCGCGGGGGGGCCTCTCCCTGCCCGGTCGCCTCCAGGGGGCCTCGGACCGGCTGCCCTGGCTGAAGAGCCCCAAGACGCTCGCCCTGCTCGGAGGCGGGCTGCTGGTGCTGATCGTGGGGATCGTCGGCCTGCGCAGCTACCGTCAGGACCAGGCGTTGAAGGAGGCCGTCAAGGCGGCCCGGACCGCCGCCGTGGCCCCGGTGCTCCAGCAGGCCCAGGCGCCGGATCTGGCGGAGGCGCCCGCAGACATCCGCGAGGAGGCGGAAGCCGCCCTCGACCGGGATCCCCTCCGCGCCTACCTGCGGGCCCAGACCCTCGTCACCCAGCATCCCTCGGAAGCCGCCGGACCCCAGCTGCTGGAAAAGGCCCGGGCCGGCCTGGCCGGCGGCGTTACGGGCGCCAGCCTCCCTGAGTTCCAAAAGCACCTGCAGAACGGCGACCTCGAGGCCGCCGCCAAGGTCATCGACGCCCTGCTGAGGGCCCAGCCCGACGATGCGGACCTGCGGGCCCGCGCCGCCCGCCTCCAGCTCCTGCTCTGCTCGGCCCACGCCGGGCAGGCCAAGTGGGAGGAGGCCGCCGAGGACCTGCGCCGGGGCCGCGCCCTCTTCCCCGGCGACAAGAGCTGGCAATCCCGCCTCAAGCTCCTAGAGCGCGTGAAGACCCTGCCCAAGGCCCAGCAGGCCGCATGGCTCCCGCTCCTCGGATAG
- a CDS encoding pyridoxal phosphate-dependent aminotransferase, with the protein MNPATRLSLLKPSPIRAITDGTPPGAIPLGLGEPTWNLPEVARRALLRDPGPCAYVPHVGLLELRKAVAAFHGAQVEEVLITTGSQGALFSLFQAWVEPGTKVLMPDPGFVAYPALARIAGAEPVTYPLSKDRFRLDAEALIRVLDATPEASAVILNLPSNPTGGGGDLAALKRVAEACVARGILLISDEVYRDLHFGVRAPSLRDVTDRGVVTSSVSKGWGAPGLRVGWAVGDPAWLTPARVVHGYAVTGTATPAQWAALALLEHSDAILAEARAAVQLRWEALASALREELGHTVTPPDGTFYHFMALPESAHADPLAFCLKLRDEAKVVLIPGLAFGEGGRGHARLSFAATPEQLREGVRRLAPYWKH; encoded by the coding sequence ATGAATCCCGCCACCCGCCTGTCCCTGCTGAAGCCCTCGCCCATCCGAGCCATCACGGACGGCACGCCGCCCGGGGCCATCCCCCTGGGCCTGGGCGAACCCACCTGGAACCTGCCGGAGGTGGCCCGGCGGGCGCTGCTGCGCGATCCCGGCCCCTGCGCCTATGTGCCCCATGTGGGCCTGCTGGAGCTGAGAAAGGCCGTGGCCGCCTTCCACGGCGCCCAGGTGGAGGAGGTGCTCATCACCACCGGTTCCCAGGGGGCGCTCTTCTCGCTGTTCCAGGCCTGGGTGGAGCCCGGCACGAAGGTCCTCATGCCCGACCCCGGCTTCGTGGCCTATCCGGCCCTGGCCCGCATCGCGGGTGCCGAGCCCGTGACCTATCCGCTGTCCAAGGACCGGTTCCGGCTCGATGCCGAGGCCCTCATCCGGGTGCTGGACGCCACGCCAGAGGCCTCCGCCGTGATCCTCAACCTGCCTTCCAACCCCACGGGCGGCGGGGGCGATCTCGCGGCCCTCAAGCGCGTGGCCGAGGCCTGCGTGGCCCGGGGCATTCTGCTCATTTCGGATGAGGTCTACCGCGACCTCCACTTCGGCGTGCGGGCGCCCAGCCTGCGCGATGTCACCGATCGCGGCGTGGTGACCAGCTCGGTGAGCAAGGGCTGGGGCGCGCCGGGCCTGCGTGTGGGCTGGGCCGTGGGCGATCCCGCCTGGCTCACCCCTGCCCGCGTGGTCCATGGCTACGCGGTGACGGGCACGGCCACACCGGCCCAGTGGGCGGCCCTGGCGCTCCTCGAACACTCGGACGCCATCCTGGCCGAGGCCCGCGCCGCCGTGCAGCTGCGCTGGGAAGCCCTGGCCTCGGCCCTGCGTGAAGAGCTGGGCCACACCGTGACGCCCCCCGACGGCACCTTCTACCACTTCATGGCTCTGCCGGAGTCCGCGCACGCCGATCCCCTGGCTTTCTGCCTGAAGCTGCGGGATGAGGCCAAGGTCGTGCTCATCCCCGGCCTCGCCTTCGGCGAAGGCGGCCGCGGTCACGCCCGTCTCAGCTTCGCCGCTACGCCCGAGCAGCTGAGGGAGGGCGTGCGGCGGCTGGCCCCCTACTGGAAGCACTGA
- a CDS encoding 2,3,4,5-tetrahydropyridine-2,6-dicarboxylate N-succinyltransferase, which translates to MVVDLDSIHSFFNRPAEVLAADPEAPAMHQVLLVGLETGTIRAAERQDDGTWVANTWVKQAILCGFRRTNLVEMPGPGFPMFDKTAYPVRHFGLEDGVRLVPGGSSVRRGAHIARSVVLMPPAYVNVGAFVDEGTMVDSHALVGSCAQIGKRVHLSAAAQIGGVLEPAGARPVIVEDDAFVGGLVGLFEGIVVRRRAVLASGVVITGSTVIYDLVNGRELRQEVPEGAVVVPGSRPASGDYAKARGLQVSAPCIVKYRDDRTDAATALEQALR; encoded by the coding sequence ATGGTTGTCGATCTGGATTCCATCCACAGCTTCTTCAACCGTCCGGCGGAGGTCCTGGCGGCGGATCCCGAAGCCCCCGCCATGCACCAAGTACTCCTGGTGGGCTTGGAGACGGGCACCATCCGGGCCGCCGAGCGCCAGGATGACGGCACCTGGGTGGCCAACACCTGGGTGAAGCAGGCGATCCTCTGCGGTTTCCGCCGGACGAACCTGGTGGAGATGCCGGGTCCCGGCTTTCCCATGTTCGACAAGACCGCCTATCCGGTCCGCCACTTCGGACTGGAGGATGGCGTGCGCCTCGTGCCGGGCGGATCATCGGTGCGGCGCGGCGCCCACATTGCCCGCAGCGTGGTGCTCATGCCGCCCGCGTATGTGAATGTGGGGGCTTTCGTGGATGAGGGCACCATGGTGGACAGCCACGCCCTGGTGGGCAGCTGCGCCCAGATCGGCAAGCGCGTGCACCTGTCGGCCGCCGCCCAGATCGGCGGCGTGCTGGAGCCCGCCGGCGCCCGGCCGGTGATCGTGGAGGATGACGCCTTCGTGGGCGGACTGGTGGGGCTCTTCGAGGGCATCGTGGTGCGCCGACGCGCGGTGCTGGCCTCGGGTGTGGTCATCACGGGCAGCACCGTGATCTACGACCTGGTGAATGGCCGCGAGCTGCGCCAGGAGGTGCCCGAAGGCGCCGTGGTGGTGCCGGGCTCCCGGCCCGCCTCCGGCGACTATGCCAAGGCCCGCGGGCTCCAGGTATCGGCCCCCTGCATCGTGAAGTACCGCGACGACAGGACCGACGCGGCCACGGCCCTGGAACAGGCGCTGCGGTAG
- the dapA gene encoding 4-hydroxy-tetrahydrodipicolinate synthase, with translation MTLDFSGLAVALATPFTASGEVDLPAFRKLVRHVVAGGVDFLVPLGSTGEAATILDAERDAIITACLEESSGRPVVVGTGHNATRQAAAMTQRAQALGAQGALVVTPYYNKPTPAGLVAHFAAVADAAPGLPIIAYNVPGRTGLNVTPAVLARLWENPQVVAVKESSGNLAQIGEIARQLPKGKLLLSGDDNLAVASLAVGASGLISVLGNVLPRETAAMIAAARQGNGVEALRLHQQLLPLMDALFVESNPIPLKAVLKLLGLCEDGLRLPLVPAEPATRTRLAEALCLSTEGTFPGVV, from the coding sequence ATGACCCTCGATTTCTCCGGACTCGCCGTCGCCCTGGCGACGCCCTTTACCGCCTCGGGCGAGGTGGACCTGCCCGCCTTCCGCAAGCTGGTGCGGCATGTGGTGGCAGGCGGAGTGGACTTCCTGGTACCCCTGGGCTCCACGGGGGAAGCCGCCACGATCCTGGATGCGGAGCGCGACGCCATCATCACGGCTTGTCTCGAGGAGAGCAGCGGCCGCCCCGTGGTCGTGGGCACGGGACACAACGCCACGCGCCAGGCAGCGGCCATGACCCAGCGCGCCCAGGCCCTGGGAGCCCAGGGCGCCCTGGTGGTGACGCCCTACTACAACAAGCCCACGCCCGCTGGCCTGGTGGCGCACTTCGCCGCGGTGGCCGACGCGGCACCGGGGTTGCCGATCATTGCCTACAATGTGCCGGGCCGCACGGGGCTGAATGTGACCCCGGCCGTGCTGGCCCGCCTCTGGGAGAATCCCCAGGTGGTGGCCGTGAAGGAGAGCAGCGGCAACCTGGCCCAGATCGGGGAGATCGCGCGACAGCTGCCCAAGGGCAAGCTGCTGTTGTCCGGCGACGACAACCTGGCCGTGGCCTCCCTGGCCGTGGGGGCTTCTGGTCTCATCTCGGTGCTGGGCAATGTGCTGCCTCGCGAGACTGCGGCCATGATCGCCGCCGCCCGGCAGGGGAACGGGGTCGAGGCCCTGCGCCTGCACCAGCAGCTGCTGCCCCTGATGGACGCCCTCTTCGTGGAGAGCAATCCCATCCCCCTGAAGGCAGTGCTGAAGCTCCTGGGCCTCTGCGAAGACGGCCTGCGCCTGCCCCTGGTTCCTGCCGAACCCGCCACGCGCACACGCCTGGCCGAAGCCCTCTGCCTCTCGACCGAGGGCACCTTCCCTGGAGTGGTGTGA
- a CDS encoding dihydrodipicolinate reductase C-terminal domain-containing protein: MTAPRLGLFGKGRLGSAIAAEAGEALAWQVDREGRPTGPVAVAIDASVAEAVEAHLAWALETGTDLVIGTTGWSVPDLEDRVAGRIGVLAASNFSLSVALMARFATVLGRFAALDPARDPFLMERHHRLKADAPSGTAKTLAAALLRGCPRKTEWTLGTPAPHQLSIGVVRAGAEFGTHTVGLDAPAELLELTHIARSRAPFAQGALAAAHWLQGRKGVFTMEDLAADLLDPLFAFGGKP; the protein is encoded by the coding sequence GTGACGGCACCCCGCCTTGGCCTCTTCGGGAAGGGCCGTCTGGGTTCAGCCATCGCCGCGGAGGCCGGGGAGGCCCTGGCCTGGCAGGTGGACCGCGAAGGGCGCCCGACCGGCCCCGTGGCCGTGGCCATCGATGCCAGCGTGGCGGAGGCCGTCGAGGCCCATCTCGCCTGGGCCCTGGAGACGGGAACCGACCTCGTGATCGGCACCACGGGCTGGTCGGTGCCCGACCTGGAGGATCGTGTGGCGGGGCGCATCGGCGTGTTGGCGGCCTCCAACTTCTCGCTCTCGGTGGCCCTCATGGCCCGCTTCGCCACGGTGCTGGGGCGCTTCGCGGCCCTCGATCCCGCGCGGGATCCCTTCCTGATGGAGCGCCACCACCGCCTCAAGGCCGACGCACCTTCCGGCACGGCCAAGACGCTGGCCGCGGCCCTCCTGCGGGGCTGTCCCCGCAAAACCGAATGGACTTTGGGCACGCCAGCGCCGCATCAGCTGAGCATCGGCGTCGTGAGGGCCGGGGCGGAATTCGGCACCCACACGGTGGGGCTGGATGCCCCCGCCGAGCTGCTGGAGCTGACGCACATCGCCCGGTCCCGGGCGCCCTTCGCCCAAGGCGCTCTGGCGGCGGCCCACTGGCTTCAGGGCCGCAAGGGCGTCTTCACCATGGAAGACCTGGCCGCCGACCTGCTCGATCCCCTCTTCGCCTTCGGAGGCAAACCATGA
- the lysC gene encoding lysine-sensitive aspartokinase 3: MIVLKFGGSSVADAACMRQVASLVRSALPQSPLVVLSAMGKTTNGLFGAARAAEAGDLAGAMEQQRGLMASHRKAAAELFDGAVPESLDVALTDLFGELELLLRGVALLRELSPRSMDAIASLGERLSTRIFAAFVGGAWVDARTVLRTDGVFGEAVPQQEAIRPLAADHLKPLLGPGRAVVTQGYIGATEDGLTTTLGRGGSDYSAALFGAALGAAEVQIWTDVEGVLTCDPRIVPEALPIPELSFAEAAELAAFGAKVLHPATIQPAVEARIPVTVRHTQKPEGRFTTISAEVRTGRPITALASRGPVTVLTVSSSRMLAQSGFLARLFEVFGRRGVSVDLVATAEVSVSLTVEADVPLKPLIQDLSAFATVEIHEGRAIIAAVGERLKSTPGLGAQLLSSLGDINVEMISMGANEINLSLVVRQDQSSEALRRLHRVLVGGAA, translated from the coding sequence ATGATCGTCCTCAAGTTCGGCGGCAGCAGTGTGGCCGATGCGGCCTGCATGCGCCAGGTGGCGAGCCTGGTGCGGTCGGCCCTGCCCCAGTCGCCCCTGGTGGTGCTGTCCGCCATGGGCAAGACCACCAACGGCCTCTTCGGGGCGGCGAGGGCCGCGGAAGCGGGCGACCTGGCCGGCGCCATGGAGCAGCAGCGGGGCCTCATGGCCTCCCACCGGAAGGCCGCCGCGGAGCTGTTCGACGGCGCCGTGCCCGAAAGCCTGGATGTGGCCCTGACGGACCTCTTCGGGGAGCTCGAGCTGCTGCTTCGGGGCGTGGCCCTGCTCCGCGAGCTGAGCCCCCGGAGCATGGATGCCATCGCCTCGCTGGGCGAGCGGCTGTCCACGCGCATCTTCGCGGCCTTCGTGGGGGGTGCCTGGGTGGATGCCCGCACGGTTCTCCGTACGGACGGCGTGTTCGGGGAGGCCGTGCCCCAGCAGGAGGCGATCCGGCCCCTGGCTGCCGACCACCTGAAGCCCCTCCTGGGCCCGGGCCGGGCCGTGGTGACCCAGGGCTACATCGGCGCCACGGAGGATGGGCTCACCACCACGCTGGGCCGGGGTGGCAGCGATTATTCCGCCGCCCTCTTCGGGGCGGCCTTGGGCGCGGCGGAGGTGCAGATCTGGACGGATGTGGAGGGCGTGCTCACCTGCGATCCGCGCATCGTGCCCGAGGCCCTGCCCATTCCCGAGCTGAGCTTCGCCGAGGCCGCCGAGCTGGCCGCTTTCGGCGCCAAGGTGCTCCACCCGGCCACCATCCAGCCCGCGGTGGAAGCGCGCATCCCTGTCACCGTGCGCCACACGCAGAAACCCGAAGGCCGCTTCACCACGATCTCGGCCGAGGTCCGCACGGGCCGTCCCATCACGGCCCTGGCCAGCCGGGGCCCGGTGACCGTGCTTACGGTGAGCAGCTCCCGGATGCTGGCCCAGAGCGGGTTCCTGGCGCGGCTGTTCGAAGTGTTCGGCCGCCGCGGCGTGAGCGTCGACCTCGTGGCCACGGCCGAGGTGAGCGTCTCCCTCACGGTGGAGGCGGATGTGCCGCTGAAGCCCCTGATCCAGGACCTGTCGGCCTTCGCCACGGTGGAGATCCACGAGGGCCGGGCCATCATCGCCGCCGTGGGCGAGCGGCTGAAGTCCACGCCGGGCCTGGGCGCGCAGCTGCTGTCCTCGCTGGGCGACATCAATGTGGAGATGATCAGCATGGGCGCCAACGAGATCAACCTGAGCCTGGTGGTCCGCCAGGACCAGAGTTCCGAGGCCCTGCGGCGCCTGCATCGCGTGCTGGTGGGGGGTGCGGCGTGA
- the asd gene encoding aspartate-semialdehyde dehydrogenase: MSSKIPVTVLGATGVVGQRFVRRLANHPLFRVEHLAASERSAGKRYRDACAWRLDGEPYGGLGDQVMAEGTPEFALSPVIFSALDTAPATELEPAFARAGAMVFSNAAAFRMSPEVPLLVPEVNADHLGLLEVQRHHHGWSGGIVTNANCTATVLVMALAPLQEAFGVEAVLMTSMQAISGAGYPGVASLDILGNVIPFIRNEEPKVEEETPKMLGRFTGREVELAPMRVSALCHRVPVIEGHTEAVSVKLKGNPSLEAVREAWLSWKPEPQRLKLFSAPAVPVHVHTLEDRPQVRRDVETDGGMSVHVGRLRACPILGVKFALLGHNTERGAAGGSILNAELAHAKGYLR, translated from the coding sequence ATGTCCTCGAAAATCCCCGTGACCGTGTTGGGCGCCACTGGCGTCGTGGGCCAGCGCTTTGTGCGGCGCCTGGCGAACCACCCCCTCTTCCGCGTGGAACACCTCGCGGCCAGCGAACGCAGCGCCGGCAAGCGCTACCGCGACGCCTGCGCCTGGCGCCTGGACGGCGAGCCCTATGGCGGTTTGGGCGACCAGGTGATGGCCGAGGGCACCCCGGAATTCGCCCTGTCGCCGGTGATCTTCAGCGCCCTCGACACGGCGCCGGCCACGGAGCTGGAGCCGGCCTTCGCCCGGGCCGGGGCCATGGTGTTCTCCAACGCGGCGGCCTTCCGCATGTCGCCGGAAGTGCCCCTGCTGGTGCCCGAGGTGAACGCCGATCATCTGGGCCTGCTCGAGGTGCAGCGCCATCACCACGGCTGGAGCGGCGGCATCGTCACCAACGCCAACTGCACGGCCACGGTGCTGGTCATGGCCCTGGCCCCGCTCCAGGAGGCCTTCGGTGTGGAGGCCGTGCTGATGACCTCCATGCAGGCCATCAGCGGCGCCGGCTACCCCGGCGTGGCCAGCCTGGACATCCTGGGCAATGTGATCCCCTTCATCCGCAACGAGGAGCCGAAGGTGGAGGAGGAGACGCCCAAGATGCTGGGTCGCTTCACCGGCCGCGAAGTGGAGCTGGCGCCCATGCGGGTGAGCGCCCTCTGCCATCGGGTACCCGTCATCGAGGGCCACACGGAGGCCGTCAGCGTGAAGCTGAAAGGCAACCCATCCCTGGAGGCGGTGCGCGAGGCCTGGCTGAGCTGGAAACCTGAACCCCAGCGACTGAAGCTCTTTTCGGCACCCGCCGTGCCCGTGCATGTCCACACCCTGGAGGACCGCCCCCAGGTACGCCGCGATGTGGAGACGGATGGCGGCATGAGCGTGCATGTGGGCCGCCTGAGGGCTTGCCCCATCCTCGGTGTGAAGTTCGCGCTCCTCGGCCACAACACGGAGCGCGGGGCGGCCGGAGGCAGCATCCTGAACGCCGAGCTGGCCCATGCGAAGGGGTACCTCCGATGA
- a CDS encoding M20/M25/M40 family metallo-hydrolase — protein MNATTADLRSWLTGSLRQLCAQETTSGREDAGLPALRALLQGLGATIHEQPVAEGRTNVLAVWGRPAVLFSTHLDTVPPFLPPRLEGEVLHGRGTCDAKGQIVAQLGAVRRLLAEGREGLAWLGVVGEETDSAGATAALGLADRLRDLRALINGEPTELKLASGQRGAQHLCLHCAGRAAHSGSPELGHDATWPLLDWLQRLREQPRPADPRLGPEVWNLGLLRGGEALNSVPASAVADLLVRTLPGSTFAEEVRRLAPPEGSVDLRLDEPPDRYPEIPGFEQAAMPFGSDAPTLRALVPDRTVVLAGPGSIRVAHTLEECLALADLEAGVDLNHRLALHFLGD, from the coding sequence ATGAACGCCACCACCGCCGATCTCCGAAGCTGGCTCACAGGCAGCCTGCGACAGCTTTGCGCCCAGGAGACCACTTCGGGCCGGGAGGATGCGGGCCTGCCGGCCCTGCGGGCCCTGCTGCAGGGACTCGGCGCGACGATCCACGAGCAGCCCGTGGCCGAGGGTCGAACCAATGTGCTGGCGGTCTGGGGGCGACCGGCGGTGCTCTTCTCCACCCATCTGGATACGGTGCCGCCCTTCCTGCCGCCGAGGCTGGAGGGAGAGGTGCTGCATGGCCGCGGGACCTGCGACGCCAAGGGCCAGATTGTGGCCCAGCTCGGCGCCGTACGGAGGTTGCTGGCCGAAGGCCGCGAAGGCCTCGCCTGGCTGGGCGTGGTGGGCGAGGAGACCGACAGCGCGGGAGCCACCGCGGCCCTGGGCTTGGCGGACCGCCTGCGGGACCTGAGGGCGCTCATCAACGGCGAGCCCACGGAGCTGAAGCTGGCCTCGGGTCAGCGCGGGGCCCAGCACCTCTGCCTCCACTGCGCAGGTCGGGCCGCCCACAGCGGCAGCCCGGAGCTGGGCCACGACGCCACCTGGCCCCTGCTGGACTGGCTCCAGCGGCTGCGCGAGCAGCCCCGGCCCGCGGATCCCCGGTTGGGTCCCGAGGTGTGGAACCTCGGGCTGCTGCGCGGGGGCGAGGCCCTCAACTCCGTGCCAGCCTCGGCGGTGGCCGACCTGCTGGTGCGCACGCTGCCCGGCAGCACCTTTGCCGAGGAGGTCCGCCGCCTGGCGCCGCCCGAAGGTTCGGTGGACCTGCGCCTGGACGAACCCCCGGATCGCTATCCGGAGATTCCTGGCTTCGAGCAGGCGGCCATGCCCTTCGGATCCGATGCGCCCACCCTGCGGGCGCTGGTGCCGGATCGCACCGTGGTGTTGGCGGGGCCCGGCAGCATCCGCGTGGCGCACACGCTGGAGGAGTGCCTCGCCCTCGCCGATCTGGAAGCCGGCGTGGATCTGAATCACCGGCTGGCCCTGCATTTCCTGGGAGACTGA
- a CDS encoding alpha/beta fold hydrolase — MPTILTVPGYQSSGPGHWQSLWEGSLGGMKRVEMPSWEHPIKAAWVEALDEAIADCQEPPILVGHSLGCLAIVHWAEGHDREIRGALLAAPADVERADALAVLRAFGPIPRLRLAFPAILAASSDDPFLAPARARALAADWGARFVDLGPCGHLNQASGHGPWPRGEALLSDLR, encoded by the coding sequence ATGCCCACGATCCTGACCGTCCCTGGCTATCAGAGTTCCGGCCCTGGCCACTGGCAGAGCCTGTGGGAGGGCAGCCTGGGCGGCATGAAACGGGTGGAGATGCCCAGCTGGGAACACCCGATCAAGGCGGCGTGGGTGGAGGCCCTGGACGAGGCCATCGCCGACTGCCAGGAACCGCCGATCCTGGTGGGGCATTCGCTGGGCTGCCTGGCCATCGTCCACTGGGCGGAGGGCCATGACCGGGAAATCCGGGGCGCGCTGCTGGCGGCCCCCGCAGATGTGGAGCGAGCCGATGCCTTGGCGGTGCTGAGGGCCTTCGGACCCATCCCCCGGCTGCGGCTGGCTTTTCCCGCCATCCTGGCCGCCTCCTCGGACGACCCCTTTCTGGCGCCGGCCCGGGCCCGCGCCTTGGCGGCGGACTGGGGAGCGCGCTTCGTGGACCTGGGGCCCTGCGGCCACCTGAACCAGGCTTCGGGCCACGGCCCCTGGCCCCGCGGCGAGGCCTTGCTGAGCGACCTCCGGTAG
- a CDS encoding TetR/AcrR family transcriptional regulator, whose translation MPVSRKKPPRPATPLSPEAWVQAAQALIIREGVSAVAVEPLAQALGVTKGSFYWHFENRDALIRAALEAWEQDQSTDVVARYGGIADPRRRLRVLLFAAFEDLENGLFFAALAVSSGDARVAPFLRRATERRLAFGVEAFRALGLSEAEARERALLAYAAYAGYFQLLRTTPEAVAAVTDLSGYVRRLADALVPGPKV comes from the coding sequence ATGCCCGTCTCCCGCAAAAAGCCCCCCCGCCCCGCGACGCCCCTCTCGCCCGAGGCCTGGGTCCAGGCGGCGCAGGCCCTGATCATCCGGGAGGGCGTCTCGGCGGTGGCCGTGGAGCCGCTGGCGCAGGCGCTGGGCGTCACGAAGGGGAGCTTCTACTGGCACTTCGAGAATCGGGATGCCCTCATCCGCGCGGCCCTGGAGGCGTGGGAGCAGGATCAGAGCACCGATGTGGTCGCCCGCTACGGGGGCATCGCAGATCCCCGGCGCCGCCTGCGGGTGCTGCTCTTCGCCGCCTTTGAAGATCTGGAGAACGGGCTGTTCTTCGCGGCGCTGGCGGTCTCGAGCGGAGATGCTCGGGTGGCCCCCTTCCTTCGCCGCGCCACGGAGCGCCGCCTGGCTTTCGGCGTGGAGGCCTTCCGGGCCCTGGGGCTCTCCGAGGCTGAGGCGCGCGAGCGGGCGCTGCTGGCCTACGCCGCCTACGCCGGCTACTTCCAGCTGCTGCGCACCACCCCGGAAGCGGTGGCGGCGGTGACAGACCTCAGCGGCTATGTGCGGCGCCTGGCCGACGCCCTGGTGCCCGGCCCCAAGGTCTGA